Proteins encoded together in one Argiope bruennichi chromosome 1, qqArgBrue1.1, whole genome shotgun sequence window:
- the LOC129973889 gene encoding gastrula zinc finger protein XlCGF17.1-like yields MKKLNEIRNVISLFTLQLLLHLVVHVAAFASSRCSRCSFCFISLFTLQLLPHLVVHIAAFASSRCSRCSFCFISLFTLQLLLHLVVHIAAFASSRCSHCSFCFISLFTLQLLLHLVVHVAAFASSRCSHCSFCFISLFTLQLLLHLVVHVAAFASSRCSRCSFCFISLFTLQLLLHLVVHIAAFASSRCSRCSFCFISLFTLQLLLHLVVHIAAFASSRCSRCSFCFISLFTLQLLLHLVVHVAAFASSRCSRCSFCFISLFTLQLLLHLVVHVAAFASSRCSRCSFCFISLFTLQLLLHLVVHVAAFASSRCSRCSFCFISLFTLQLLLDLVLHVADFA; encoded by the coding sequence atgaaaaaattaaatgaaattcggaACGTGATCTCGTTGTTCACGTTGCAGCTTTTGCTTCATCTCGTTGTTCACGTTGCAGCTTTTGCTTCATCTCGTTGTTCACGTTGCAGCTTTTGCTTCATCTCGTTGTTCACATTGCAGCTTTTGCCTCATCTCGTTGTTCACATTGCAGCTTTTGCTTCATCTCGTTGTTCACGTTGCAGCTTTTGCTTCATCTCGTTGTTCACGTTGCAGCTTTTGCTTCATCTCGTTGTTCACATTGCAGCTTTTGCTTCATCTCGTTGTTCACATTGCAGCTTTTGCTTCATCTCGTTGTTCACGTTGCAGCTTTTGCTTCATCTCGTTGTTCACGTTGCAGCTTTTGCTTCATCTCGTTGTTCACATTGCAGCTTTTGCTTCATCTCGTTGTTCACATTGCAGCTTTTGCTTCATCTCGTTGTTCACGTTGCAGCTTTTGCTTCATCTCGTTGTTCACGTTGCAGCTTTTGCTTCATCTCGTTGTTCACATTGCAGCTTTTGCTTCATCTCGTTGTTCACATTGCAGCTTTTGCTTCATCTCGTTGTTCACGTTGCAGCTTTTGCTTCATCTCGTTGTTCACGTTGCAGCTTTTGCTTCATCTCGTTGTTCACATTGCAGCTTTTGCTTCATCTCGTTGTTCACGTTGCAGCTTTTGCTTCATCTCGTTGTTCACGTTGCAGCTTTTGCTTCATCTCGTTGTTCACGTTGCAGCTTTTGCTTCATCTCGTTGTTCACGTTGCAGCTTTTGCTTCATCTCGTTGTTCACGTTGCAGCTTTTGCTTCATCTCGTTGTTCACGTTGCAGCTTTTGCTTCATCTCGTTGTTCACGTTGCAGCTTTTGCTTCATCTCGTTGTTCACGTTGCAGCTTTTGCTTCATCTCGTTGTTCACGTTGCAGCTTTTGCTTCATCTCGTTGTTCACGTTGCAGCTTTTGCTTCATCTCGTTGTTCACGTTGCAGCTTTTGCTTGATCTCGTTCTTCACGTTGCAGATTTTGCTTGA
- the LOC129966974 gene encoding protein transport protein Sec24D-like — translation MIPPPSSHVPPGGTQMYDSQNANKLAYQMQDMKLGPPPPNSPMSRPPPSNPQMIPGTPSPQHRPIMPTTVTYSTQQPRATYPYVNNNPPGMPTSPIINNQYLPGHSNLPPTTPQPGQKVSQNQITSPLHPPSNSLYSNGITNGHEDNKPPQNIQSPHLGPQQPNFNTQQPPSMPLQGQMPYQHPPQNLQTGPPNSPYPPQQFSSPNSVLSQPPQPGFQQPPPPPGSFPPPMGSIPGSLPPGSPPFSNMPPNQGPPGSPPWPSAQYQGSGPQSPGSYPYGSSPPGPQTQQPRKLDLDQMPSTVQFRDEDKKLRSGYFTTDVKGQLPPLVTTDFIVQDRGICNPRFIRSSLYCLPNNPDVLKQTALPFSVTISPLASLREGEQEPPTCHFRQEGPLRCKRCKAYICPFMTFIDGGRSFQCAFCKVVTEVPQDYFCFLDGMGERTDKYHRPELCLGSYEYIATKEYCRNDEMPNPPAYIFMIEVSSATFRNGLVPLLCENMKHVLRSLKNDEKNDTSKLRVGFVTYNNVLHFYNMKKNLSQPHIMVLSDVHNAFVPLLEGFLVTLEEAEGLVDSLMDHIPRIFMNEPATEIILGPVIQVGLEALKNANCSGKLLIFHATIPNADAPGKLPHREGQKLLGTDKQKIALSPQTDFYSKLAQECVAAGCAVDLFLFPNAYVDIASMSPLCRHTGGQIYKYTYFQSHVDGDRFLQDLERNITTPAAFDAVLRVRTSAGISPVFYYGNFYMSNATDIELSAIDCFKAITVEFAYDDKLPEGETVFVQAALLYTTRTGDRRIRVHNIAFPTSVGMPDIYKSCEMDTTVNFLAKQALKQLLDHSPQQIKNNLISRSVKILACYRKNCSTSTGSGQLILPETLKLLPLYVNCLLKSDAISGGPDISLDDRSFAMLIVNSMDVQSTATYFYPTLFPLHDVDPDFVGIPNPIRCSIEKLSDNGAYLLENGIYMFLWIGQAINPDWLQNVLGVQSTNQVDKQKTSLPELNNPLSEKIRQIIEEIENGRQRFMRLSIMVQGDKLEIVFRHFLVEDRGGDGSPSYVDFLCHLHREISKNN, via the exons ATGATTCCACCCCCTTCTTCCCATGTACCACCTGGTGGTACTCAAATGTATGATTCTCAAAACGCAAACAAG cttgcTTACCAGATGCAAGATATGAAACTGGGCCCACCTCCTCCAAATTCTCCAATGAGTAGGCCACCACCCAGCAATCCCCAGATGATACCAGGAACTCCATCACCTCAGCACAGACCAATCATGCCAACAACTGTAACTTATAGTACTCAACAACCACGAGCCACATATCCATACGTAAATAATAATCCACCAGGAATGCCCACTTCTCCAATAATTAATAACCAGTATCTTCCAGGTCATTCAAATCTACCACCTACAACCCCACAACCAGGACAAAAGGTTAGCCAGAATCAAATTACAAGCCCTCTGCACCCCCCTAGTAATTCTTTGTATAGCAATGGCATCACTAATGGTCATGAAGATAATAAACCTCCACAAAATATTCAGTCACCTCATCTTGGTCCTCAACAGCCAAATTTCAATACTCAACAACCTCCATCTATGCCCCTTCAAGGTCAAATGCCTTATCAGCATCCTCCACAAAATCTACAAACTGGACCCCCTAATTCACCATATCCTCCCCAACAATTTTCTAGCCCTAACTCTGTTCTAAGCCAACCTCCACAACCTGGCTTTCAGCAGCCTCCTCCTCCTCCTGGCAGTTTTCCTCCTCCCATGGGTTCTATACCTGGCTCTTTACCACCAGGTTCTCCTCCATTTTCTAATATGCCTCCTAACCAAGGACCTCCTGGAAGTCCACCATGGCCATCAGCTCAGTATCAAGGCTCAGGTCCTCAAAGTCCTGGTAGCTATCCTTATGGATCATCACCTCCAGGGCCTCAGACTCAACAACCTAGAAAACTGGATCTAGACCAGATGCCAAGCACA GTACAGTTTCGTGATGAAGATAAGAAACTTAGAAGTGGTTATTTTACAACCGATGTTAAAGGACAGTTGCCTCCACTAGTTACAACTGATTTTATTGTGCAAGACAGAG GCATTTGTAATCCTCGTTTTATTAGGTCATCATTGTATTGTCTTCCTAACAACCCAGATGTTTTGAAACAGACTGCTCTTCCTTTTTCAGTCACTATTAGTCCTTTAGCTAGTCTTCGTGAAGGAGAG CAAGAACCTCCTACATGCCACTTCAGACAAGAAGGTCCTCTTAGATGCAAAAGATGTAAAGCATATATCTGCCCCTTTATGACTTTCATAGATGGTGGTCGTAGTTTCCAATGTGCTTTTTGTAAAGTGGTTACAGAAG TACCTCaagattatttttgctttctggATGGAATGGGAGAAAGAACTGACAAATATCATCGTCCTGAGCTTTGCCTTGGTTCTTATGAATATATAGCTACAAAAGAGTATTGCAGg AATGATGAAATGCCAAATCCTCcagcatatatttttatgatcGAAGTTTCCAGTGCTACATTTCGTAATGGGTTGGttccattactttgtgaaaaTATGAAACATGTATTGCGCTccttgaaaaa tgATGAGAAAAATGACACCTCAAAATTGAGAGTGGGATTTGTCACTTACAACAATGTTTTACATTTCTATAACATGAAG AAAAATCTCTCTCAACCACACATAATGGTGTTGTCTGATGTTCATAATGCTTTTGTCCCGTTATTGGAGGGATTCCTTGTTACTCTTGAAGAAGCAGAAGGTCTTGTTGATAg TTTAATGGACCATATACCTCGCATATTTATGAATGAACCAGCTACTGAAATAATCTTGGGCCCTGTTATACAAGTTGGACTGGAAGCTTTAAAG aatgccAATTGCTCTGGAAAGCTTTTAATATTCCATGCTACAATTCCCAATGCTGATGCTCCTGGAAAGTTACCTCATAGAGAAGGTCAAAAGTTGCTAGGGACGGACAAACAAAAG attGCCTTATCTCCACAAACTGATTTCTACAGCAAGCTGGCTCAAGAATGTGTTGCTGCTGGATGTGCTGTAGATCTTTTTCTTTTCCCTAATGCTTATGTGGATATAGCTAGCATGAGTCCTTTGTGCAGGCATACTGGTGGCCAAATTTATAAGTACACATATTTccag TCTCATGTTGATGGGGATAGGTTTCTTCAAGATCTAGAAAGGAACATCACAACACCTGCTGCATTCGATGCTGTTCTAAGAGTACGAACTAGTGCTG GTATTAGTCCTGTATTTTACTATGGAAACTTCTACATGTCCAATGCCACGGATATTGAACTAAGTGCAATAGACTGTTTTAAAGCTATTACTGTTGAGTTTGCCTATGATGATAAATTACCTGAAGGCGAGACTGTTTTCGTCCAGGCTGCATTACTATACACCACCCGCACAGGGGACAGACGTATTAGAGTTCACAATATAGCCTTCCCTACATCTGTTGGTATGCCTGACATATACAAGTCTTGTGAGATGGACACAACTGTCAACTTTTTGGCAAAACAAG CTTTGAAGCAGTTATTAGATCACAGCCctcaacaaattaaaaacaatttaattagtCGAAGTGTAAAGATTTTGGCTTGCTATCGAAAGAATTGTTCTACGAGCACCGGATCTGGACAACTGATACTGCCAGAAACATTAAAGCTTTTGCCTCTCTATGTGAATTGTTTGCTGAAGAGTGATGCTATATCTGGAG GTCCTGATATATCACTAGATGATCGAAGTTTTGCAATGCTCATTGTCAACAGTATGGATGTACAAAGCACTGCCACATATTTTTATCCTACTCTTTTCCCATTG CATGATGTTGATCCTGATTTTGTTGGAATCCCGAATCCAATACGATgctcaatagaaaaattaagtgACAATGGAGCCTATCTTTTAG AAAATGGCATCTATATGTTTTTATGGATTGGGCAAGCAATCAACCCAGACTGGCTGCAAAATGTGCTTGGTGTGCAGAGTACTAATCAAGTCGATAAACAGAAG acttcTCTACCAGAGCTTAATAATCCTTTGTCTGAAAAGATTCGCCAAATCattgaagaaattgaaaatgGACGCCAGAGGTTTATGAGA